From one Mycobacterium colombiense CECT 3035 genomic stretch:
- a CDS encoding LLM class F420-dependent oxidoreductase: protein MRIGVVFPQTELGSDPAVLRTYGQRVEELGFVHILAYDHVVGADPTVHHDFQGPYDIDATFHEPFVMLGYLAAVTSLELVTGVVILPQRQTVLAAKQAAEVDVLTGGRFRFGIGLGWNAVEYEALGESFTNRGKRSEEQVELMRKLWTERSVTYHGKYHTVTGAGLSPLPAQRPIPVWFGAASDRAYERAGRLGDGWFPMVEPGPGLDHALEQVSRAAESAGRDPKSLGMEGRVSWIADRDKLAAIIAGWKAAGASHLSVNTMKAGFANVDEHLAALEQVAADLK, encoded by the coding sequence ATGCGCATCGGAGTCGTCTTCCCGCAAACCGAGCTCGGCTCGGACCCCGCCGTCCTGCGCACGTACGGCCAGCGCGTCGAGGAACTCGGCTTCGTGCACATCCTCGCCTACGACCACGTCGTCGGTGCCGACCCCACGGTGCATCACGACTTCCAGGGCCCTTACGACATCGACGCGACGTTTCATGAGCCGTTCGTCATGCTGGGCTACCTGGCCGCGGTCACCTCGCTGGAACTCGTCACCGGGGTGGTCATCTTGCCGCAACGCCAAACGGTGCTGGCGGCCAAGCAGGCCGCCGAGGTCGATGTGCTCACCGGGGGCCGCTTCAGATTCGGAATCGGGTTGGGCTGGAACGCCGTTGAGTACGAGGCGCTCGGCGAGTCGTTCACCAACCGCGGCAAACGCTCCGAGGAACAGGTCGAGCTGATGCGTAAGCTGTGGACCGAAAGGTCGGTCACCTACCACGGCAAATACCACACCGTGACCGGGGCCGGCCTGTCGCCGCTGCCGGCCCAGCGCCCGATACCGGTGTGGTTCGGTGCAGCCTCCGACCGCGCCTACGAACGCGCCGGCCGCCTCGGCGACGGCTGGTTTCCGATGGTGGAGCCCGGGCCGGGCCTCGACCACGCCCTCGAACAGGTGAGCCGCGCGGCCGAATCGGCCGGCCGCGACCCCAAGAGCCTCGGAATGGAAGGCCGGGTCAGCTGGATCGCAGACCGCGACAAGCTCGCCGCCATCATCGCCGGATGGAAAGCCGCAGGCGCCAGCCATCTTTCGGTCAACACCATGAAGGCCGGCTTCGCGAATGTCGATGAACACCTTGCCGCCTTGGAGCAGGTCGCCGCCGACCTGAAGTAG
- a CDS encoding SulP family inorganic anion transporter, whose amino-acid sequence MEEGAPSPRDKVREVLQHDLPASLVVFLVALPLSLGIAIASDAPVLAGLIAAIVGGVIGGWIGGSPLQVSGPAAGLTVVVAELVSQFGWAITCFITVIAGILQVLLGFSRIARAALAISPVVVHAMLAGIGITIALQQVHVLLGGASKSSAWSNVTGLPAQIMGAHRPGLVLGLLVIAILVAWRWVPARIAKVPGPLVAIVAVTAISVMFPFNVSRIVLDGSVLDALRLPSVPHGNWGAVVVAVITVTLITSVQSLLTAVSIDRMHTGARTDFNRELIGQGAANIASGAIGGLPIAGVIVRSAANVNAGAKTRASTIMHGFWVLLFAVPFAGLVEKIPTAALAGLLIVIGIELLKPAHIETALRNGDLAVYLVTVVCVVFLNLLHGVMIGLALAVAVTGWRVVRARIEAEPVGDGWHVVVEGACTFLALPRLTGVLASVPERTSVTIHLLTNYLDHAAHQAISDWQRRHCATGGQVHVRDTVDAHEVDALATTGLVESVDTERKSSKANRRNVHLSLVEELSASGAK is encoded by the coding sequence ATGGAGGAGGGAGCGCCGTCGCCACGCGACAAGGTTCGTGAGGTCCTCCAACACGACCTGCCCGCCTCGTTGGTGGTGTTCTTGGTGGCGCTGCCGTTGTCGCTCGGCATCGCGATCGCGTCGGACGCGCCGGTTCTCGCCGGCCTGATCGCAGCGATCGTCGGGGGAGTGATCGGCGGATGGATCGGCGGATCACCGTTACAGGTCAGCGGCCCCGCGGCCGGGCTGACCGTTGTCGTCGCCGAGCTGGTCTCCCAGTTTGGCTGGGCCATCACCTGTTTCATCACGGTGATCGCGGGGATCCTGCAAGTCTTGTTGGGGTTCAGCCGGATTGCCCGCGCCGCCTTGGCGATATCGCCGGTGGTGGTGCACGCGATGCTGGCCGGCATCGGCATCACGATTGCGCTGCAACAGGTGCATGTGCTGCTGGGTGGCGCGTCGAAGAGCTCGGCCTGGAGCAACGTCACCGGACTGCCCGCCCAGATCATGGGTGCGCACCGGCCGGGACTCGTCTTGGGCCTGCTCGTGATCGCCATTCTGGTTGCCTGGCGCTGGGTTCCGGCCCGGATCGCCAAGGTCCCCGGCCCCCTCGTCGCGATAGTGGCCGTCACGGCTATTTCAGTCATGTTCCCGTTCAACGTGTCCCGCATCGTGCTGGACGGCTCGGTGCTGGATGCGCTGCGCCTGCCGTCCGTGCCGCACGGGAATTGGGGAGCCGTCGTCGTCGCCGTCATCACCGTCACCTTGATCACCAGCGTGCAGAGCCTGCTTACGGCGGTATCGATCGATCGCATGCACACCGGCGCGCGGACCGATTTCAACCGCGAGCTGATCGGGCAGGGCGCGGCGAACATCGCGTCGGGCGCCATCGGCGGGCTTCCCATCGCGGGTGTGATCGTGCGCAGCGCCGCCAACGTGAACGCCGGCGCCAAGACGCGCGCCTCGACGATCATGCACGGCTTCTGGGTACTGCTGTTCGCCGTACCGTTCGCGGGACTCGTCGAAAAGATCCCCACCGCGGCGCTTGCCGGCCTGCTCATCGTCATCGGCATCGAGCTGCTGAAGCCCGCACACATCGAAACGGCTTTGCGCAACGGTGATCTCGCCGTCTACCTGGTGACGGTGGTCTGTGTCGTCTTCCTCAACCTGCTGCACGGCGTGATGATCGGCCTGGCGCTGGCCGTCGCCGTGACCGGATGGCGGGTGGTGCGAGCCAGGATCGAGGCCGAACCCGTCGGTGACGGATGGCACGTCGTCGTCGAGGGCGCGTGCACCTTCCTGGCGTTGCCACGCCTGACCGGAGTCCTGGCCTCGGTGCCCGAACGCACGTCGGTCACCATCCACCTGCTCACGAATTATCTCGATCATGCGGCCCACCAGGCGATCAGCGACTGGCAGCGCCGGCACTGCGCCACCGGCGGGCAGGTCCACGTTCGTGACACCGTCGACGCGCATGAAGTTGACGCCCTGGCCACCACCGGCCTCGTGGAATCCGTTGACACCGAGAGGAAGTCATCGAAGGCCAACCGTCGTAACGTGCACCTGAGCCTGGTCGAGGAGTTGTCGGCGTCAGGCGCCAAGTAA